A window of Babylonia areolata isolate BAREFJ2019XMU chromosome 2, ASM4173473v1, whole genome shotgun sequence contains these coding sequences:
- the LOC143297011 gene encoding cytochrome P450 2U1-like isoform X4 — MKHYKKQKARTAIFYLHWNFTGANTTLSKAVIHIWLFFLFSFSLIPTGIFSIHTPPMSVLTSSLDPTSLLLGGVVVLLCLLWWLSTRRPPGTPPGPGRTLPLLGHVHLLAKDPRSQFMAWKRQYGDVFSLYMGSKLVVVLASYSAIREGLVKFADVFSGRPHSLLMTRIAKYKGTAILNFIPVLGYIPGDPFGGQEAKDNTEVIYRFMDKQVVEHKKTADKDTMEREENQDFIHGYLQQIQKHRAHGDVNTSLEEENLQKTLFNLFGAGTETTSTAIQWTLLYFLHYPHVQNRCFQEILDVVGPDCPPTMSDRARLTFLEATMLEVLRIGDIAPLSIFHASAYDVRFRGYVIPKDAIIVPALTCALQDPDIWRDPEEFRPERFIGPEGKLIRSDELIPFSMGRRMCLGESLARMEMFLYLATLVQHFRFLPVEEGQLPSLEGIFGLTHRPKPYKIRAVLRM, encoded by the exons ATGAAACATTATAAGAAACAAAAGGCAAGAACTGCAATTTTCTATTTACATTGGAATTTCACAGGAGCCAATACAACTCTTTCAAAAGCAGTGATAcatatttggttgttttttctcttttctttcagtttgatTCCTACAGGTATCTTCAGtatacacacaccaccaatgTCTGTGTTGACGTCATCGCTCGACCCCACATCTCTCCtgctgggaggggtggtggtgctgctgtgtcTGCTGTGGTGGCTGTCCACCAGACGACCCCCAGGCACGCCCCCGGGCCCCGGACGTACCCTGCCCCTGCTGGGACACGTGCACCTCCTGGCCAAGGACCCACGGTCCCAGTTCATGGCGTGGAAACGTCAGTATGGCGACGTGTTCAGTTTGTACATGGGAAGCAAGCTCGTGGTGGTTCTGGCCAGCTACTCAGCCATCCGTGAAGGCCTGGTCAAATTTGCTGATGTTTTCTCGGGCCGTCCGCATTCCCTCCTGATGACTCGGATTGCCAAGTACAAAG GAACAGCCATCCTGAACTTCATTCCAGTACTTGGCTACATTCCTGGTGACCCCTTCGGAGGCCAAGAGGCCAAGGACAACACTGAAGTAATCTACAGGTTTATGGACAAGCAGGTGGTTGAACACAAGAAAACGGCAGACAAAGAcacgatggagagagaggaaaaccagGATTTTATTCACGGTTATCTGCAGCAGATTCAGAAGCACAGAGCCCATGGTGATGTTAACACCTCTCTGGAAG AGGAGAATCTGCAGAAAACTCTCTTTAACCTGTTTGGAGCGGGGACAGAGACCACTTCAACAGCCATCCAGTGGACCCTGCTCTATTTCCTCCACTACCCCCACGTCCAGAACAGGTGCTTCCAGGAGATACTCGACGTGGTTGGACCCGACTGTCCGCCTACAATGAGTGACAGGGCCAGACTGACTTTCCTGGAGGCCACCATGTTGGAAGTCCTGCGGATAGGAGACATAGCGCCCCTGTCCATATTCCACGCGTCAGCTTATGACGTCAGGTTCCGTGGTTACGTCATCCCCAAAGACGCCATTATCGTGCCGGCTCTGACGTGTGCCCTGCAGGATCCTGACATCTGGCGGGATCCTGAGGAATTCCGGCCTGAAAGATTTATCGGCCCTGAGGGGAAACTGATCCGTTCCGATGAGCTGATACCTTTTAGCATGG GACGTCGTATGTGTCTGGGGGAGTCACTGGCACGCatggaaatgtttctgtaccTGGCCACTCTCGTCCAACACTTCCGTTTCCTGCCAGTGGAAGAGGGACAGCTGCCATCCCTGGAAGGCATCTTTGGACTGACGCATCGTCCCAAACCGTACAAAATCCGCGCAGTTCTGAGAATGTGA
- the LOC143297011 gene encoding cytochrome P450 2B4-like isoform X3 gives MKHYKKQKARTAIFYLHWNFTGANTTLSKAVIHIWLFFLFSFSLIPTGIFSIHTPPMSVLTSSLDPTSLLLGGVVVLLCLLWWLSTRRPPGTPPGPGRTLPLLGHVHLLAKDPRSQFMAWKRQYGDVFSLYMGSKLVVVLASYSAIREGLVKFADVFSGRPHSLLMTRIAKYKGIGASSGSTNKEQRKVSLEILRRMGMGKNVLAERIQEEITHYIRAIKDHQGAPVDLAKLTQASVSNNICSIVFGQRYEYNDHNFLHYMAIFDRLTDLLSGTAILNFIPVLGYIPGDPFGGQEAKDNTEVIYRFMDKQVVEHKKTADKDTMEREENQDFIHGYLQQIQKHRAHGDVNTSLEEENLQKTLFNLFGAGTETTSTAIQWTLLYFLHYPHVQNRCFQEILDVVGPDCPPTMSDRARLTFLEATMLEVLRIGDIAPLSIFHASAYDVRFRGYVIPKDAIIVPALTCALQDPDIWRDPEEFRPERFIGPEGKLIRSDELIPFSMGRRMCLGESLARMEMFLYLATLVQHFRFLPVEEGQLPSLEGIFGLTHRPKPYKIRAVLRM, from the exons ATGAAACATTATAAGAAACAAAAGGCAAGAACTGCAATTTTCTATTTACATTGGAATTTCACAGGAGCCAATACAACTCTTTCAAAAGCAGTGATAcatatttggttgttttttctcttttctttcagtttgatTCCTACAGGTATCTTCAGtatacacacaccaccaatgTCTGTGTTGACGTCATCGCTCGACCCCACATCTCTCCtgctgggaggggtggtggtgctgctgtgtcTGCTGTGGTGGCTGTCCACCAGACGACCCCCAGGCACGCCCCCGGGCCCCGGACGTACCCTGCCCCTGCTGGGACACGTGCACCTCCTGGCCAAGGACCCACGGTCCCAGTTCATGGCGTGGAAACGTCAGTATGGCGACGTGTTCAGTTTGTACATGGGAAGCAAGCTCGTGGTGGTTCTGGCCAGCTACTCAGCCATCCGTGAAGGCCTGGTCAAATTTGCTGATGTTTTCTCGGGCCGTCCGCATTCCCTCCTGATGACTCGGATTGCCAAGTACAAAG GCATAGGAGCGTCCTCAGGTTCCACGAACAAGGAACAACGGAAGGTATCCCTGGAGATTCTCCGTCGGATGGGCATGGGCAAGAACGTGCTGGCTGAGAGGATCCAGGAGGAGATCACCCACTACATCCGGGCTATCAAAGACCACCAGGGGGCGCCTGTCGATCTAGCGAAGTTGACCCAGGCCAGCGTCTCCAACAACATCTGCTCCATCGTCTTTGGACAGCGATACGAGTACAATGACCACAACTTTCTCCACTACATGGCCATTTTTGATCGCCTCACGGATCTTTTGTCAG GAACAGCCATCCTGAACTTCATTCCAGTACTTGGCTACATTCCTGGTGACCCCTTCGGAGGCCAAGAGGCCAAGGACAACACTGAAGTAATCTACAGGTTTATGGACAAGCAGGTGGTTGAACACAAGAAAACGGCAGACAAAGAcacgatggagagagaggaaaaccagGATTTTATTCACGGTTATCTGCAGCAGATTCAGAAGCACAGAGCCCATGGTGATGTTAACACCTCTCTGGAAG AGGAGAATCTGCAGAAAACTCTCTTTAACCTGTTTGGAGCGGGGACAGAGACCACTTCAACAGCCATCCAGTGGACCCTGCTCTATTTCCTCCACTACCCCCACGTCCAGAACAGGTGCTTCCAGGAGATACTCGACGTGGTTGGACCCGACTGTCCGCCTACAATGAGTGACAGGGCCAGACTGACTTTCCTGGAGGCCACCATGTTGGAAGTCCTGCGGATAGGAGACATAGCGCCCCTGTCCATATTCCACGCGTCAGCTTATGACGTCAGGTTCCGTGGTTACGTCATCCCCAAAGACGCCATTATCGTGCCGGCTCTGACGTGTGCCCTGCAGGATCCTGACATCTGGCGGGATCCTGAGGAATTCCGGCCTGAAAGATTTATCGGCCCTGAGGGGAAACTGATCCGTTCCGATGAGCTGATACCTTTTAGCATGG GACGTCGTATGTGTCTGGGGGAGTCACTGGCACGCatggaaatgtttctgtaccTGGCCACTCTCGTCCAACACTTCCGTTTCCTGCCAGTGGAAGAGGGACAGCTGCCATCCCTGGAAGGCATCTTTGGACTGACGCATCGTCCCAAACCGTACAAAATCCGCGCAGTTCTGAGAATGTGA